In a genomic window of Bordetella petrii:
- the tolA gene encoding cell envelope integrity protein TolA, translating into MTPPIFRHDDTKPVTPAAQDNRKALGLAILVHILLFIALVFGVNWRSENPGPVQVELWAEGDTPDSPPPDVQPDEPKPEPEPPKPQPQPEPAPQPEPQPQPEPPPPPPPPVEKPQPPQPDPEIALEEARKKREEEEKARQEAEAAKEKARLEEERKQAELKEKQRLEQERKAAEKAAAEKAAAEKAAAEKAAAEKAAAEKAAAEKAAAEKAAAEKKAKEEAAKKAAAEKAAAEKAAAEKAAAEKAAAEKAAAEKKAKEEAAKKAAAAKKAAADKALREAFRNDALGAAGIPGGTADRNQQGGGRDDGYGAKVRACVRPGVAYPTPPRSGSENPTAQYRVQLSSDGKVTGVSLTRSSGNTGFDRAVETGIRRCNPFPKPSTGRYESVIDVVYRMYD; encoded by the coding sequence ATGACCCCACCCATTTTCCGACACGACGACACCAAGCCGGTCACCCCCGCCGCGCAAGACAACCGCAAGGCGCTGGGGCTGGCCATCCTGGTGCATATCCTGCTGTTCATCGCCCTGGTGTTCGGTGTCAATTGGCGCTCGGAAAACCCCGGGCCGGTGCAGGTGGAGCTGTGGGCCGAAGGCGATACGCCCGATTCGCCTCCGCCTGACGTGCAGCCCGACGAGCCCAAGCCCGAACCCGAGCCGCCTAAGCCCCAGCCGCAACCCGAGCCTGCGCCGCAGCCTGAACCGCAGCCGCAGCCCGAACCCCCTCCGCCCCCGCCGCCGCCGGTCGAAAAACCGCAGCCGCCCCAGCCCGACCCCGAAATCGCGCTGGAAGAAGCGCGCAAGAAGCGCGAGGAAGAGGAAAAAGCCCGCCAGGAGGCCGAAGCCGCCAAGGAAAAGGCGCGCCTCGAAGAAGAACGCAAGCAGGCCGAGCTGAAAGAAAAGCAGCGTCTCGAACAGGAACGCAAGGCGGCCGAGAAAGCCGCGGCTGAAAAAGCGGCCGCCGAAAAAGCCGCTGCTGAAAAAGCCGCCGCCGAAAAAGCGGCGGCCGAAAAGGCGGCTGCGGAAAAGGCGGCGGCCGAAAAAGCGGCCGCCGAGAAGAAAGCCAAGGAAGAAGCCGCCAAGAAGGCGGCGGCTGAGAAGGCCGCTGCCGAAAAAGCCGCGGCTGAAAAAGCGGCCGCCGAGAAGGCCGCGGCGGAGAAAGCCGCCGCCGAGAAAAAGGCCAAGGAAGAGGCCGCCAAGAAAGCGGCTGCCGCCAAGAAGGCCGCCGCCGACAAGGCGCTGCGCGAAGCGTTCCGCAATGACGCGCTGGGCGCCGCCGGCATTCCGGGCGGCACCGCCGACCGCAATCAGCAGGGCGGCGGGCGCGATGACGGCTATGGCGCCAAGGTGCGCGCCTGCGTGCGGCCTGGCGTGGCCTACCCGACACCACCGCGCAGCGGCTCGGAAAACCCCACCGCGCAATACCGGGTACAGTTGAGTTCAGACGGCAAGGTTACCGGCGTGAGCCTGACCCGCTCGTCGGGCAACACCGGCTTCGACCGCGCTGTGGAAACCGGCATCCGCCGCTGCAACCCGTTCCCCAAACCCTCGACGGGCCGCTACGAGTCCGTCATCGATGTCGTGTACCGAATGTATGACTGA
- a CDS encoding RNA pyrophosphohydrolase gives MLDREGYRPNVGIILVNSKNEVFWGKRIREHAWQFPQGGIKYGESPVQAMYRELHEEVGLKPEHVRILGRTRDWLRYNVPDHFVRREWRGHYKGQKQIWFLLRLVGRDCDVCLRATQHPEFDAWRWSQYWVPLDAVIEFKREVYTLALNELSGILFRRQHETRYLRQRVHGQGRPAEGLPAEPDGHAHIAG, from the coding sequence ATGCTCGATCGTGAAGGCTACCGTCCCAATGTCGGCATTATTCTCGTCAACAGTAAAAACGAGGTCTTTTGGGGCAAGCGTATCCGGGAACACGCCTGGCAGTTCCCGCAAGGTGGCATCAAGTATGGCGAAAGCCCGGTGCAGGCCATGTATCGCGAGCTCCATGAAGAAGTGGGCCTGAAGCCCGAACATGTCCGCATTTTGGGGCGCACACGCGACTGGCTGCGCTATAACGTACCTGATCACTTCGTCCGGCGCGAATGGCGTGGTCACTATAAAGGCCAAAAACAGATCTGGTTCCTGTTGCGCCTGGTCGGCCGCGACTGCGACGTATGCCTGCGCGCTACGCAGCATCCCGAGTTCGACGCCTGGCGCTGGAGCCAGTACTGGGTGCCGCTGGATGCCGTCATCGAGTTCAAGCGCGAGGTCTATACCCTGGCGCTGAACGAGCTTTCCGGCATCCTGTTCCGGCGCCAGCACGAAACCCGGTATCTGCGCCAGCGGGTCCATGGCCAGGGCCGTCCGGCCGAGGGCCTGCCCGCCGAGCCCGACGGCCATGCGCATATTGCTGGTTGA
- a CDS encoding LysR family transcriptional regulator — protein MQDLNDLFYFSQIVEHGGFSAASRALDIPKSRLSRRISQLEATLGVRLLQRTTRRLRLTLAGERYLHYCREMTASARAAEDAMRQLQAQPCGPVVVSCPIAIAQQMLAPLLPEFLDAWPSVSVQVLATNRRVDLIREGVDLALRVRTRLDTDAELVVKHLGMASSSIVASPAYLQRHGTPQTPQDLAAHTTLSFSEPQSEVRWPLRNRQDEELVVTLRPQLCCNDFIVLTEAAVRGRGISLLPTVATYEEVRRGQLVRILPDWLSPSGIVHCIYPSRRGMAPAVRALLDFISDRLPSMYARMEHGAE, from the coding sequence ATGCAAGATCTGAATGACCTGTTCTATTTTTCGCAGATCGTGGAGCACGGCGGCTTCAGCGCGGCGTCGCGGGCGCTCGATATTCCCAAGTCGCGCTTGTCGCGGCGGATTTCGCAACTGGAGGCGACGCTGGGCGTGCGGCTGTTGCAGCGCACGACCCGCCGCCTGCGGCTGACCCTGGCGGGCGAACGCTATTTGCATTATTGCCGTGAAATGACCGCCTCGGCGCGCGCCGCCGAAGACGCCATGCGCCAATTGCAGGCGCAGCCATGCGGGCCGGTGGTGGTGAGCTGCCCGATTGCCATCGCGCAGCAGATGCTGGCTCCGCTGTTGCCCGAATTCCTGGATGCCTGGCCGTCTGTGTCGGTGCAGGTGCTGGCCACCAACCGCCGCGTGGACCTGATACGCGAAGGGGTAGATCTGGCGCTGCGCGTGCGCACCCGGCTGGACACCGATGCCGAACTGGTGGTGAAGCACCTGGGCATGGCCAGCAGCAGCATCGTGGCCAGCCCGGCCTATCTGCAGCGCCATGGCACGCCCCAGACCCCGCAGGACCTGGCCGCGCACACGACGCTCAGTTTCAGCGAGCCGCAATCGGAAGTGCGCTGGCCGCTGCGCAACCGGCAAGACGAAGAACTGGTGGTCACGCTGCGTCCGCAACTGTGCTGCAACGACTTCATCGTGCTGACCGAGGCCGCCGTGCGCGGCCGCGGCATCAGCCTGCTCCCCACGGTTGCCACCTATGAAGAAGTGCGCCGCGGGCAACTGGTGCGGATATTGCCCGACTGGCTGTCGCCGTCGGGCATCGTGCATTGCATTTATCCGTCGCGGCGCGGCATGGCGCCGGCGGTGCGGGCCTTGCTGGACTTCATTTCCGACCGGCTGCCCAGCATGTACGCTCGCATGGAGCACGGCGCCGAGTAA
- a CDS encoding sensor histidine kinase yields MNPPEPERFRFPLVGIRTLLITLLLPGVIVLLVIDSWNDYRTLADITNEAYDSALLEPARVLESSIEFAPDGRLVVATPVYAQVILESKAGLRKYFRIEEIDPPLPEGAAAVPPPGRTVAGMPELPRPPAWPAVRGDPVFFNSVYRHDPVRVVAVLRDLHYHGQHRQVLVLVAESIGRRLQAETTARRQELLRDARMLALVAILVWWGVAWSLRPLARLRNDIRARRPDDLTPLDASRVPGEVIPLVEAINYHVARYRRVLDEQSQFLADASHQLRTPLAIMLTQAQYALREPDPKRAQEGLRAIVDQLGRTRRLTEQLLSLAHASQADATPRELLDLNDVARNVVLQYLPLSHEKRQDLGWSAAYQGGTSADRPAVPVMGSDVELHEALSNLVHNAIHYAPAGARITVSVARRGSRAEVAVSDNGPGIDALARDRAFARFDRLEQGRASVSPGSGLGLSIARAYARRNDGDIELRDGDPNEQGGVGLAAVLWLPLADPGTAASGGAAGPA; encoded by the coding sequence GTGAACCCGCCGGAACCTGAGCGCTTCCGCTTTCCGCTGGTCGGCATCCGCACCCTGCTGATCACGCTGCTGCTGCCCGGCGTGATCGTCCTGCTGGTCATCGACAGCTGGAACGACTACCGTACCCTGGCCGACATCACCAACGAAGCCTACGACAGCGCGCTGCTCGAACCGGCGCGCGTACTGGAAAGCAGCATCGAGTTCGCGCCCGACGGCCGCCTGGTCGTGGCCACTCCGGTGTACGCACAGGTCATCCTCGAATCCAAGGCCGGCCTGCGCAAGTACTTCCGCATCGAAGAAATCGATCCGCCTTTGCCGGAAGGCGCGGCCGCCGTGCCACCGCCCGGACGCACCGTGGCGGGCATGCCCGAGCTGCCGCGGCCGCCGGCATGGCCGGCGGTGCGCGGCGACCCGGTGTTTTTCAATAGCGTCTATCGCCACGACCCGGTGCGCGTCGTGGCCGTCTTGCGCGACCTGCACTACCATGGCCAGCATCGCCAGGTGCTGGTGCTGGTGGCAGAGAGCATCGGCCGGCGCCTGCAGGCGGAAACCACCGCCCGGCGCCAGGAACTGCTGCGCGATGCCCGCATGCTGGCCCTGGTGGCCATTCTGGTCTGGTGGGGCGTGGCCTGGTCGCTGCGGCCGCTGGCGCGGTTGCGCAACGATATCCGGGCGCGGCGCCCCGACGACCTCACTCCGCTCGATGCTTCGCGGGTTCCCGGCGAGGTCATTCCGCTGGTCGAGGCCATCAATTACCACGTGGCGCGGTACCGGCGCGTGCTCGATGAACAATCTCAGTTCCTGGCCGATGCGTCGCACCAGTTGCGCACGCCGCTGGCCATCATGCTGACCCAGGCCCAGTATGCCCTGCGCGAGCCCGACCCCAAGCGGGCCCAGGAAGGCCTGCGCGCCATTGTCGACCAGTTGGGACGCACGCGCCGGCTTACCGAGCAGTTGCTGTCGCTGGCGCATGCCAGCCAGGCCGATGCGACTCCGCGCGAATTGCTGGACCTGAACGACGTGGCGCGCAACGTGGTGTTGCAATACTTGCCGCTGTCGCACGAAAAGCGGCAAGACCTCGGCTGGTCGGCCGCCTACCAGGGCGGCACGTCCGCGGATCGTCCCGCCGTGCCGGTGATGGGCAGCGACGTTGAACTGCACGAGGCCCTGTCCAACCTGGTGCACAACGCCATCCACTATGCGCCGGCCGGGGCGCGCATCACCGTATCGGTCGCCCGGCGCGGCAGCCGGGCCGAAGTCGCTGTTTCCGACAACGGCCCGGGCATCGACGCTCTGGCGCGCGACCGGGCATTCGCCCGCTTCGACCGCCTCGAGCAGGGCCGTGCTTCGGTGTCGCCGGGCTCGGGGCTGGGATTGTCCATCGCGCGGGCCTATGCGCGCCGCAACGACGGCGATATCGAGTTGCGCGACGGCGACCCCAACGAACAGGGCGGGGTGGGCCTGGCGGCCGTGCTGTGGCTACCGCTGGCCGACCCCGGCACGGCCGCGTCCGGCGGCGCGGCCGGCCCGGCCTGA
- a CDS encoding FMN-dependent NADH-azoreductase: protein MKTLVILSSILGDRSHSKQLADHLIQRLRQHEPDGSIRVRDLAADPVPYFDGATAGALFTPADQRTAEQAAIVARSDALVAELFDADRIVFAVPVYNFGLPAQLKSYIDQIARAGVTFRYTAQGVPEGLLKNKQVVVLSARGGKAEGTPADTLTPYLAQVLGFVGLVDPVFISAEGMAMGELAAQDGLALARQRIDALVAGAPQQVAA from the coding sequence ATGAAAACCCTCGTTATTCTCTCTTCCATTCTTGGAGACCGTTCGCACTCGAAGCAACTGGCCGACCATCTTATCCAGCGCCTGCGCCAGCACGAACCCGATGGTTCGATCCGCGTGCGCGACCTGGCCGCCGATCCGGTTCCGTATTTCGACGGCGCGACCGCCGGGGCGCTGTTTACCCCCGCCGATCAGCGCACGGCCGAGCAGGCCGCCATCGTCGCCCGCAGCGACGCCCTGGTGGCCGAACTGTTTGACGCCGACCGCATCGTGTTCGCCGTGCCGGTCTATAACTTCGGCCTGCCGGCCCAGCTCAAGAGCTACATCGACCAAATCGCCCGCGCCGGCGTCACATTCCGCTATACGGCGCAGGGCGTGCCCGAGGGCCTGCTCAAGAACAAGCAGGTAGTGGTGCTCAGCGCGCGCGGCGGCAAGGCCGAAGGCACGCCGGCCGACACCCTGACCCCCTATCTGGCACAGGTGTTGGGCTTCGTGGGCCTGGTCGATCCGGTGTTTATTTCCGCCGAAGGCATGGCGATGGGAGAACTGGCTGCCCAGGACGGGCTGGCGCTGGCCAGGCAGCGCATCGACGCGCTGGTGGCGGGGGCGCCGCAGCAAGTGGCGGCCTGA
- the tolQ gene encoding protein TolQ, with protein sequence MQVTNDMSLLSLIAHASVPVQLIMLLLLGISILSWTYIFAKRLAIKRAHAQTRRFEDDFWSGGDLSMLQQAVASRRDEQGALARIFDAGMTEFLKARRTNVNGDINTLLDGPRRAMRAAYQREMDSLESHLNFLASAGSVSPYIGLLGTVWGIMHAFIGLSNMQQATLASVAPGIAEALIATAIGLFAAIPAVVAYNRYTHDIDRLSIRFDSFVDEFLNILQRQVR encoded by the coding sequence ATGCAAGTCACCAACGACATGTCGTTGCTTTCGCTGATCGCGCACGCCAGCGTTCCCGTCCAGCTCATCATGCTGCTGCTGCTGGGCATCTCCATCCTGTCCTGGACCTACATTTTCGCCAAGCGGCTGGCCATCAAGCGCGCCCACGCCCAGACGCGCCGCTTCGAAGACGACTTCTGGTCGGGCGGCGACCTGTCCATGCTGCAACAGGCGGTGGCCAGCCGTCGCGACGAACAAGGCGCGCTGGCGCGCATCTTCGACGCCGGCATGACCGAATTCCTGAAGGCGCGCCGCACCAATGTGAACGGCGACATCAATACCCTGCTGGACGGCCCGCGCCGCGCCATGCGGGCGGCCTACCAGCGCGAAATGGATTCGCTCGAATCGCACCTGAACTTCCTGGCCTCGGCGGGTTCCGTCAGCCCGTACATCGGCCTGCTGGGCACGGTCTGGGGCATCATGCACGCGTTCATCGGCCTGTCGAACATGCAGCAGGCCACGCTGGCCTCGGTGGCGCCAGGCATCGCCGAAGCGCTGATCGCCACCGCCATCGGCCTGTTCGCCGCCATTCCCGCGGTGGTGGCCTACAACCGCTACACGCACGACATCGATCGACTGTCCATCCGCTTCGACAGCTTTGTCGATGAATTCCTGAACATCCTGCAACGCCAGGTGCGCTGA
- the ybgC gene encoding tol-pal system-associated acyl-CoA thioesterase — translation MIEPKSAESVLNVRVYYEDTDAGGVVFYANYLKFLERARTEWLRALGVEQSALAESEGRLFVVHSLDMSYRKPARLDDYLTIRSRVTRVGRASIHFAQRAERDGELLAQGNIQVCCVDAVHLRPAALPAVVRTKLESLQE, via the coding sequence GTGATCGAACCGAAGTCCGCCGAATCCGTCCTGAATGTCCGTGTCTACTATGAAGACACGGACGCAGGCGGCGTGGTGTTCTACGCCAACTACCTCAAGTTCCTGGAGCGAGCCCGCACCGAATGGCTGCGCGCCCTGGGAGTCGAGCAATCGGCCCTGGCCGAAAGCGAGGGGAGGCTGTTCGTCGTCCACTCTCTGGACATGTCTTACCGCAAGCCGGCGCGGCTGGACGACTACCTGACCATACGCAGCCGGGTTACACGAGTGGGCCGCGCTTCGATACACTTCGCGCAGCGCGCCGAACGCGACGGGGAACTGCTCGCGCAAGGCAATATCCAAGTCTGCTGTGTCGATGCCGTGCACCTGCGGCCGGCGGCCTTGCCCGCCGTCGTCCGTACCAAACTGGAATCCCTTCAGGAATAA
- the tolR gene encoding protein TolR, with protein sequence MPSVRSHGRAGRRMKADINVVPYIDVMLVLLVIFMVTAPLITPGLINLPSVGQASEVPATPLEVQISEDGQVALRMREAGATPQDIARDQLVDQVRQRITAETPVVIAADGKVPYETVVKVMDELRSNGVTRLGLLVDQGQGAAAQEPKKR encoded by the coding sequence ATGCCTTCTGTACGGTCGCACGGCCGCGCGGGCCGACGCATGAAGGCCGACATCAATGTCGTGCCCTATATCGACGTGATGCTGGTGCTGCTGGTGATTTTCATGGTTACCGCGCCGTTGATCACGCCCGGCCTGATCAATCTGCCCTCGGTGGGCCAGGCCTCGGAAGTGCCGGCCACTCCCCTGGAAGTGCAGATTTCCGAAGACGGCCAGGTGGCCTTGCGCATGCGCGAGGCGGGCGCCACGCCGCAAGACATCGCCCGCGACCAGCTGGTCGACCAGGTGCGCCAGCGCATTACCGCCGAAACGCCGGTGGTGATCGCCGCCGACGGCAAGGTGCCGTATGAAACAGTGGTGAAAGTCATGGACGAACTGCGCAGCAACGGCGTCACCCGCCTGGGCCTGCTGGTCGACCAGGGCCAGGGCGCGGCCGCGCAGGAACCGAAGAAGCGCTGA
- a CDS encoding response regulator produces MRILLVEDELEMASWLVRALAQSGFTPDHAPDARSAEALMAANEYDAIVMDLRLPDKHGLVVLRDMRGRDDRTPVLLLTAQGALQDRVRGLNLGADDFLTKPFALEELEARVAALVRRSRGRQFPRLQCGSLAYDGESRAFTLDGNLLFLTPREHAALVALLTRSGYPVDKAQLFGKVFTQDSEANLDAIEVVLHRLRKKLAGSDVRIVTVRGLGYMLESSASEPAGT; encoded by the coding sequence ATGCGCATATTGCTGGTTGAAGACGAACTCGAAATGGCGTCATGGCTGGTCCGGGCGCTGGCGCAAAGCGGCTTTACACCCGACCACGCGCCCGACGCCCGCAGCGCCGAGGCGCTCATGGCCGCCAACGAGTACGACGCCATCGTCATGGACCTGCGCCTGCCCGACAAACACGGGCTGGTGGTGCTGCGCGATATGCGTGGCCGCGACGACCGCACGCCCGTTTTGCTGCTCACCGCCCAGGGAGCCCTGCAAGACCGGGTGCGCGGGCTGAACCTGGGCGCCGACGACTTCCTCACCAAGCCATTCGCCCTCGAAGAACTTGAAGCGCGCGTGGCCGCGCTGGTGCGGCGCAGCCGGGGACGCCAGTTTCCGCGCCTGCAGTGCGGGTCGCTGGCCTACGACGGCGAAAGCCGCGCGTTCACCCTCGACGGCAACCTGCTGTTCCTGACTCCGCGCGAGCATGCCGCCCTGGTGGCCTTGCTGACGCGCAGCGGCTACCCGGTGGACAAGGCGCAGCTGTTCGGCAAGGTGTTCACCCAGGACAGCGAGGCCAATCTCGACGCCATCGAGGTCGTGCTGCACCGCCTGCGCAAGAAGCTGGCCGGCAGCGACGTGCGCATCGTCACCGTGCGCGGCCTGGGCTACATGCTGGAAAGCAGCGCCAGTGAACCCGCCGGAACCTGA
- a CDS encoding proline--tRNA ligase → MRASTYHLNTLKEAPAEAEVASHRLMTRAGMIRKLAGGIYTYMPLGLKVIRKIEAIVRAEMDAAGAIELLMPVVQPAELWQESGRWEQYGAELLRIKDRHQRDFVLQPTSEEVITDIARNEIHSYRQLPLNFYHIQTKFRDERRPRFGLMRGREFTMKDAYSFDRDEAGAQQSYDKMYDAYMRIFERLGLQFRAVAADTGSIGGSRSHEFQVIADTGEDLLVYNPDSQYAANIELAEAPALLAERAAATQPLEAVPTPGAAKCADVAKLLGLPLERTLKSIVLATEPEPGKVQVWLLLLRGDHELNEIKAGKLPGLAGFRFATEDEIVAHFGCKPGYLGPIGTALPVRVVADRTVANMADFVCGANREDFHYQGANWGRDLPEPELVADLRNVVEGDPAPDGAGRLAIQRGIEVGHVFFLGTKYSEALKATFLDETGKPALLQMGCYGIGITRIAGAAIEQNHDERGIIWPRAIAPFEVVICPVGWGKNETVRNESVKLYDALRARGVDVILDDRDARPGVMFAEWELIGVPLRVTVGERGLNDGVVELQARRESTAAKIPAGSALEQVLAKLETL, encoded by the coding sequence ATGCGCGCATCCACCTACCATCTGAACACCCTGAAAGAGGCCCCCGCCGAAGCGGAAGTCGCCAGCCACCGGCTGATGACCCGGGCCGGCATGATCCGCAAGCTGGCGGGCGGCATCTACACCTATATGCCGCTGGGGCTGAAAGTGATCCGCAAGATCGAGGCTATCGTGCGCGCCGAGATGGATGCCGCCGGCGCCATCGAGCTGCTGATGCCGGTAGTGCAACCGGCCGAGCTGTGGCAGGAGTCTGGCCGCTGGGAACAATACGGGGCGGAGCTGCTGCGCATCAAGGACCGCCACCAGCGCGACTTCGTGCTGCAGCCGACCTCGGAAGAAGTCATCACCGACATCGCCCGCAACGAAATCCACAGCTACCGGCAGCTGCCGCTGAATTTCTATCACATCCAGACCAAGTTCCGCGACGAACGCCGCCCGCGCTTCGGGCTGATGCGGGGCCGCGAATTCACCATGAAAGACGCCTACTCGTTCGACCGCGACGAGGCCGGCGCCCAGCAGAGCTACGACAAGATGTATGACGCGTACATGCGCATCTTCGAGCGGCTGGGGCTGCAATTCCGCGCCGTGGCGGCCGACACAGGCTCGATCGGCGGCTCGCGTAGCCATGAGTTCCAGGTCATTGCCGACACCGGCGAAGACCTGCTGGTCTACAACCCCGACAGCCAGTACGCCGCCAATATCGAACTGGCCGAGGCGCCCGCGCTGCTGGCCGAGCGCGCCGCAGCCACCCAGCCGCTGGAAGCCGTGCCCACCCCCGGCGCCGCCAAGTGCGCGGACGTGGCCAAGTTGCTGGGCCTGCCGCTCGAACGCACCCTGAAATCCATCGTGCTGGCCACCGAGCCCGAGCCCGGCAAGGTGCAGGTGTGGCTGCTGCTGCTGCGCGGCGACCACGAACTCAACGAGATCAAGGCAGGCAAGCTGCCCGGCCTGGCCGGCTTCCGCTTTGCCACCGAAGACGAAATCGTGGCGCATTTCGGCTGCAAGCCCGGCTACCTGGGCCCTATCGGCACCGCCCTGCCGGTGCGCGTGGTGGCCGACCGCACGGTGGCCAACATGGCCGACTTCGTCTGCGGCGCCAACCGCGAAGACTTCCACTACCAGGGCGCCAACTGGGGGCGCGACCTGCCCGAGCCCGAACTGGTCGCAGACCTGCGCAACGTGGTCGAGGGCGATCCGGCCCCCGACGGCGCCGGCCGCCTGGCCATCCAGCGCGGCATCGAAGTGGGTCACGTGTTCTTCCTGGGCACCAAGTATTCCGAGGCCCTGAAGGCCACCTTCCTGGACGAAACCGGCAAACCCGCCTTGCTGCAAATGGGCTGCTACGGCATCGGCATCACCCGCATCGCGGGCGCGGCCATCGAGCAGAACCACGACGAACGCGGCATCATCTGGCCGCGCGCCATCGCGCCCTTCGAAGTGGTGATCTGCCCCGTCGGCTGGGGCAAAAATGAAACTGTACGTAACGAATCTGTAAAATTATATGACGCGCTACGCGCCCGCGGCGTGGATGTCATTCTGGACGACCGCGACGCCCGGCCGGGCGTCATGTTCGCTGAATGGGAGCTGATAGGGGTGCCGCTGCGCGTAACAGTTGGAGAACGCGGCCTTAACGACGGTGTGGTGGAATTGCAGGCCCGTCGCGAAAGCACGGCTGCGAAAATCCCCGCCGGATCAGCCCTGGAACAGGTGCTTGCCAAGCTGGAAACACTGTAG
- a CDS encoding NAD(P)-dependent oxidoreductase yields the protein MASIGSRDYDKVVSQKVAFLGLGVMGLPMAGHLARAGHEVTVYNRTAAKAQAWAEEFGGKSAPTPREAAAGAQIVFACVGNDDDLRSVVLGDDGAFAGMAPGAIFVDHTTASADVARELYALAREQGLQFVDAPVSGGQAGAVNGVLTVMCGGEQQAFDTIKPVAQAYGRAVTRVGAPGAGQLAKMVNQICIAGIVQGLSEAIAFGQAADLDMKLVLDVISKGAAQSWQMENRGSTMVDNKFDFGFAVDWMRKDLGLVLAEARHNGARLPLTALVDQFYGDVQKMGGGRWDTSSLIARLRD from the coding sequence ATGGCATCGATCGGTTCCAGGGACTACGACAAGGTCGTGTCCCAGAAAGTCGCTTTCCTTGGCCTGGGCGTCATGGGCCTGCCCATGGCGGGCCACCTGGCGCGAGCCGGCCACGAGGTCACTGTCTATAACCGCACCGCCGCCAAGGCGCAGGCCTGGGCCGAGGAATTCGGCGGCAAAAGCGCCCCCACCCCCCGCGAAGCCGCAGCCGGCGCGCAAATCGTATTTGCCTGCGTGGGCAACGACGACGATCTGCGCAGCGTGGTACTGGGCGATGATGGCGCGTTCGCGGGCATGGCGCCCGGCGCCATTTTCGTGGACCACACCACGGCATCGGCCGACGTGGCCCGCGAACTCTATGCCCTGGCCCGCGAGCAGGGACTGCAGTTCGTCGACGCGCCCGTCTCCGGTGGCCAGGCCGGCGCGGTCAATGGCGTGCTGACGGTAATGTGCGGCGGCGAACAGCAGGCCTTCGACACCATCAAGCCGGTGGCCCAGGCCTATGGCCGCGCCGTGACGCGCGTGGGCGCGCCGGGCGCGGGCCAACTGGCCAAGATGGTCAACCAGATCTGCATTGCCGGCATCGTGCAAGGGCTGTCGGAGGCCATTGCGTTCGGGCAGGCGGCCGATCTGGACATGAAGCTGGTGCTGGACGTGATCAGCAAGGGCGCCGCCCAGAGCTGGCAGATGGAAAACCGCGGCAGCACCATGGTGGACAACAAGTTCGACTTCGGCTTCGCGGTGGACTGGATGCGCAAGGACCTGGGGCTGGTGCTGGCCGAAGCCCGCCACAACGGCGCCCGCCTGCCGTTGACGGCGCTGGTGGACCAGTTCTACGGCGATGTGCAGAAGATGGGCGGCGGACGCTGGGATACGTCGAGCCTGATCGCGCGCCTGCGCGACTGA